A region from the Natronoarchaeum mannanilyticum genome encodes:
- the dpsA gene encoding DNA starvation/stationary phase protection protein DpsA, which translates to MNTQATVRQEADTVEENPVRLDQEKAEQIVEALNRDLADAYVLYHQLHKHHWNVEGAEFLDIHVFLQEVYEDVEDAADELAERLQALGGVPHASMTTLAERATVEPEDEDVYDVRTSLENDLEMMGDIVESYRQHIELADGLGDYATGEMLREQLETIEEHTHHIEHYLEDDSLVVESATN; encoded by the coding sequence ATGAACACGCAGGCGACCGTCCGGCAGGAAGCAGATACGGTAGAGGAGAACCCCGTTCGACTGGATCAGGAAAAGGCAGAGCAGATCGTCGAGGCCCTGAACCGGGACCTCGCCGACGCGTACGTCCTCTACCACCAGCTCCACAAGCACCACTGGAACGTCGAAGGCGCGGAGTTCCTCGACATCCACGTGTTCCTCCAGGAAGTGTACGAGGACGTCGAGGACGCCGCCGACGAACTGGCGGAGCGACTCCAGGCGCTCGGCGGCGTCCCGCACGCCAGCATGACGACGCTCGCCGAGCGGGCGACGGTCGAACCCGAAGACGAGGACGTCTACGACGTCCGGACGTCGCTCGAAAACGACCTCGAGATGATGGGCGACATCGTCGAGAGCTACCGCCAGCACATCGAACTCGCCGACGGCCTCGGCGACTACGCGACGGGGGAGATGCTGCGCGAACAGCTCGAAACCATCGAGGAGCACACCCACCACATCGAGCACTACCTCGAGGACGACTCGCTCGTCGTCGAATCGGCGACCAACTGA
- a CDS encoding metal-dependent transcriptional regulator, translating into MTDEDRSTTGASQYLLVLRIAERRRSGPVPPGDVAAAVDRSPSATTEMLQRLEERNLVSYEPYDGARLTTEGREAVEELFETYVTLAVFFRDVLDLDDFEAEALRVAGAISPAVADRLASTLPLETASSSDDDRPVPSPL; encoded by the coding sequence GTGACCGACGAAGATCGATCGACGACGGGCGCGTCGCAGTACCTGCTCGTCCTGCGGATCGCCGAGCGACGACGGTCGGGGCCGGTTCCGCCCGGCGACGTCGCCGCCGCGGTCGACAGGTCGCCGTCCGCGACGACGGAGATGCTCCAGCGTCTCGAAGAGCGAAATCTCGTCAGTTACGAACCCTACGACGGAGCGCGGCTCACGACCGAGGGGAGAGAAGCCGTCGAAGAACTGTTCGAGACGTACGTCACGCTCGCCGTGTTCTTTCGGGACGTGCTCGATCTCGACGACTTCGAGGCGGAAGCGCTGCGGGTCGCGGGAGCTATCAGTCCGGCCGTAGCGGATCGCCTCGCGTCGACGCTGCCCCTCGAGACGGCGTCGTCATCCGACGACGACCGTCCGGTGCCCTCTCCGCTGTAG